TAGTGCATTCGACGTCACCGGCGAAGGCGACGTTTGGATGCTCGATGAAACGAAAGAGGGCGAACTAGCTGCATTCCATTTCAACTCCGCAGGTAAGCTGAGCAGCGAAACGCGCCTCGCAGTACCGAACCATTTGCGCGCACGAATTTTCTCCGTCTTTCCTTCGGGAGCAATGCTCGTTGGGGGCTATTTTGGTAAGCTCGCTGAAAAGAGCGGCCTCGCCGGTAAGGGTTATGTTGCCTTGTTCGAGCGATCGGGAAGATTACGAAAGGTTCTAAACGCGCCTGACCTCGACTTCGACCCTAAGAAGATAACGACCACGCCATTCCAAGGCGCGTCGGCCATCGGGGAAGATGGGAACCTGTACTTGCTGACTGGAAGCCAAGTGGTCGTGATGTCTGAGACTGGCGAAAAGCTCCGCACTCTCAAGTACGAGAAGGTTTCGGAGGCTATCGCTAGCAACATTGTGGCATCTCAAGACCTCCTCGCTTTGTGGCTGCTGTCGCAAGACAAAGAAGGATCCGTCGATGGTCGCTTCCTTGTGATTAACTACCAGACTGGCGAACCTCTCGCGACGTATACTTCGGGGCCGGAACTCGGCAACATGCCGCTCTGCTTCTCGCGCCAAGATGGGTTTACATTCCTTAAGGTTGAGAGCGGAGTCGCGAAGTTCATAAGCGCGCCGTTGCGGTGAAGCCTCTCCTCTGGTCGAGACGCTGAAGGAAGTCGCCCGCCAGGTCCTGGTCGAACTCAAGAAGGGTTAAGCGTCCGCTTCCCTTTTATCCAACAAAAACCACAGCGGACACAAGGGACGCAGAGGTTTTTCTAAAGAAGTCCTCTGCGTCCTCTGCGGTTGTGGTTTCGCTTGCAGCCGGGCGACTAGAATCCGCCGGAATCGTCGGCGCTCGGTCCGTAGATGCTCGGCACCTTCGAGCCCATGGGACGCAGGTACACCGAGAGCTGTCCGCGGTGATGGATGCTGTGGCTGTTCATGAACGCCAGATACATGACCGCGGGGAACTTGAACATCCCCAGAAAATCGATCGGGGTGGTGAGCTGCTCCGGCGTCATGCTGCGCACCTTGGCGATGGCTTCCTTCATGTTGTGCTGGTACCACTCTGCCAGCTCGGCGGAGGTGTTGGGCTTCTGCGCATCGAAGCGCGGGTCGGGAAAGTTGAACTTCCCTTCCACCGTCTGCACCAGGAAGATCACGTCTTCCGAGGCGAGGTGCCAGGCCAGGTCCCACGCGCTTCTCGATGTCGGATCCGGTTTCCAATCGCGCTTCGCGTCAGGGATGGCCGCGATCACTTTCATGGTCTTCGGGATCTCTTGCTCGATCCCCATCAACGTGAACTCGCGCACTCCGGCGGCGAATTCAGGTGAGGTTTTTGTTTCTGCTGCTGTAGTAGACATCGGTTTCCTCCTTCAGATTCGGACGGATTGCTGTCGACTGCCGGTTAGGGCGGGTCTTACGAGCGCAGTGCAAAGGGAAAGGGCGCGAGGATTCTCGCGCCCTTCCGAACGATTGTCCAGCCTCTTTAGACCCCTACCGGCTGCTTCTTCTCGACCGGCACCTGGGTGAGCCAATTGTGGCGGTCGGGCGCGGTGCCGCGCACGATGCCGTAGAACTCTTTCTGTAGCGCCTTGGTGATGGGACCAGCCGCGCCGTTGGCGACGATGATCTTGTCGACCGAGCGGATGGGAGTGATCTCCGCCGCGGTGCCGGTGAAGAAGACCTCGTCGGCCACGTAGAGCATCTCGCGCGGCACCACCTGCTCGGCGATGGGGATGTTCATCTCGTTAGCCAGGTGCAGCACCGAGTCGCGCGTGATGCCCGGCAACACCGAGTTGCCGAGTGGCGGCGTTACCAGCTTGCCGTGACGCACGATGAACAGGTTCTCGCCCGAACCTTCGCTCACGTATCCGTTCACGTCGAGCGCGATGCCCTCGGCGTATCCATTCAGGATGGCTTCCATCTTGATGAGCTGCGAGTTCATGTAGTTCGCGCCCGCCTTCGACATTGCCGGCATGGTGTTCGGCGCCAGACGCGTCCAGGAAGAGACGCACACGTCGACGCCCTCATCCGGGTTGCCGTGACCGAGGTATTTGCCCCACTCGTAGTTCGCGATGTAGACCTCGGTGGGTGAGTTGAACGGGTTCACGCCCGCTTCGCCGTACCCGCGCAGGATGAGCGGCCGGATGTAGCACGGCCACAGCTTGTTGGTCTTCACCACTTCCACGATGCCTTCGACCAGTTCGTCGGCGGTGAAGGGGCATTCGATGCGATAGATCTTGGCGGATTGCAGCAGGCGCTGCGCGTGCTCGTGGGCGCGGAAGACGGCCGGGCCGTTGGGCTGCGCGTAGCAGCGCACGCCTTCGAAAACGCTCGAGCCGTAGTTCACCACGTGCGACATCACGTGGATCTGCGCCTCGTCCCACGGGATCAGCTTGCCGTTGTGCCAGATCTTTTCGGTCTTCTTGATGGGCATTCACGCGCTCCTGCGAGGCGAATTGTCATTCTGTGCCAAAGCGGATATCCGAGGAGACGTCCCGATTATAACCGGAGTGCTCACGCGCACTATCCAGCTTTTTGACGGCATCGCGGCAGTCTTGGATGCAGCTTAATGAGGCTGGGCGGCGATGGCCCGCGCGGCGGAGGAAGACGTGGCCGAAGGCGTGGCGGAAGATGACGTTGCTCCACGCTCGGCAGCCGCCGCCGGGCTCTGCTCCGGCTTAAAGAACTTTTCCGGCGCTTGCCGCATCGCCGCCATGGCGGCGAACGGCTTGGAGTAATCGTTGCGCGCGTTCCAGAGAAGAAAACCGACCCCACCCTGCTTCTTCGCCGTCGCTACCTGCGTCTCGATGTATTCGGGTGAGTAAGTCTTCGTCCGCCACGCGAACGCCTGCAGCCACGGACGCAGCACCACGCCCGAGCCGGTGGTGATCTTCGCGAAGCGCGCCATCGATTCCGAGATGAAGTGTTCGGGCGCGTCGCCGGGAGCGGCGTAGCCATCCATGCCGAAGAAGTGCGAGGGATAGATCATGGGCGAAAGCACGTCGCAATGCTTGGCCATGCGCACGATGTCCTGCCCGGTGTGGCCGAGGTCCACCGGACGTTGCCACGCCATCACGCCGAAGACGTCGAGCGAGAAGAGCACGCCGCTCGGCAAGGCCTTCTGCGATTTGGCGAGAAAGTCTTCGATCACGTCGGCGCGCGTGCGCTTCTCGACTGTTTGGAAATCAAACTTTGCGTCGGCTTGGTCGCCCTCCGCCGGGAAGCGGACATAGTCATACTGCACCTCGTCCACGCCGCCGGCGGCGGCCGTTTTGGCGAGCGCGATGTTGTAATCCTGTACCTCGGCGTTCGACGGGTCCGTCCACACCAGCTTGCCATTCTCCCGCCACGCGCCGCCGGCGCGGCGCGATCGTACCGCCAGCTCGGGATGCCGCCGGATAAGCAGTTCATCACGAAAGACGGCGATGCGCGCGATCACGTGCAGCCCCAAGCGATGCGCCCAGCGCACGAACTTCGGCAGATTGCGGATGGGCAGGTGGTTCTCTGGCGCGAGCGCGTGCTCGAAGGGGATGTTCACCGAGCCATCACTATCCTTCACGTCGAAGACGATGGCGTTTCCGCCCACATCTTTCCAGCGCTGGATGATGCGCAGCCCCGTTTCGGAGCCCGCCATCGTCCCGGTGAGATAAACGGCGCGCACCTCGAAGTCGCGCGGCCGCGGGATGGAATGCTCCACCAGTGGCTGCGGCTCGATGTCTGGCACCATGACTTGCGTTCCGGCTCGGAGGAATCGCCCTTTGATCTTCGAATTGGCGATCTCCGGATTCGCGCGCCGGATCGCGGCTTCGAGTTCATGGACGCTCATGTACGGCGTCTGCGGCAGATACATGCGCGCGATGCTCGTGACCGCCTCGCCCCCGCGCGCGCTATGCAGCACCGATCCCGGCGGCAACACCGGCTCCGCGGTGGTGGCTGGAGCCTGTGTTTCTGCGGTCCGCGGAGAGGGGGCGGCGGCGGGTGGAGCCTCGCTCGCGTAAGCCGCCGGAACGAACTGCGCGCCTTCCGCGCCCGGGTCCGCGCCCGACGCCCGCGCACCGCTTCTTTCCACATGGGTCAGCGCCAGCAGCGCGGCGGCTGTGGTCACGAGCAGGAACAAGACGGGGAGGAAGCCGCGAACGCTACGGCGGGACATGATTCAGTTTCGATCCAGAGCTGGGGCCCGCAGCGATAGTAGCACGGACGAAAACAGGCCCTCCTCCTCCTTTAGACGCCTGCTGTGAGCGCGAAGATGCGCTTGCTCCCCGCACGCGGCGCCGGGAAGCGGGTGTGGAAAACATCTGCCTCATCGATGGTGCGGCTTCCAGCATCTAATCCAAAGCAGGAGGTAGTTGCCGCCGGTAACTGGTTCGCCAACATACCATTTCCGTGACGACGCCGTTACAACACGGTAAGTCTCTCCTCCATCTGACAGGGAGTATTCATGGCTCCGTTCGCGGGGCGGGCCCGAAAATCGAGGGGCCGCATATATGAGGACAGGTCTTAATACCGCACTCGATCCCACGCGCCGCTCGAACGACGCGCTGGAGTTCGACACATCATTACGTCGCAAGATCGTTGGGCAAGACGGCGCGCTCGACAAGGTAGCCGAGATCTACCAGATGTTCCTGGCGGGACTGAACGCCCCCGGACGCCCGGTGGGCAATCTTCTTTTCCTCGGGCCGACCGGCTCGGGCAAGACGCGCGTGGTGGAAGCCATGGCCGAGACTTTGTTCGGTGATGCGCGCGCCGTCATCAAGATCGACTGCGCCGAGTTCCAGCACTCGCATGAGATCGCGAAACTCATCGGCTCGCCGCCCGGATACCTTGGCCACCGCGAGACCCATCCACTACTCACCCAGGAAGCGCTGAACCAGTGGCACACCGAGAAGCTCAAGCTCTCGCTGCTGCTCTTCGACGAGATCGAGAAGGCTTCGGACTCGCTCTGGCAGCTGCTGCTCGGCATCCTCGATAAGGCCACGCTGACGCTCGGCGACAACCGCCGCGTCGACCTTTCGCAATGCATCATCGTGATGACTTCGAACCTGGGCGCGGGCGAGATGAACGAGCTCATCCACGGCGCCATGGGCTTCGCGCGTCCGCAGGCGCAGCTCGACACCAAGATCGACGAAAAGATCAATCGCACCGCCGTCGAAGCGGCCCGGCGCAAGTTCTCGCCGGAGTTCATGAACCGCATCGACAAGGTGCTGGTCTTCAAGATGCTGCAGCCCGAGCACCTCGAGCAGATCCTTGAGATCGAGCTTGGCATGGTGCAGCAGCGCATCCTGCAAGCGACCGGCAACAACCAGTTCGTCTTCTCCTGCACGCCGCGGGTGAAGCGCTTCCTGCTCGAGGAAGGCACCGACCCGAAGTACGGCGCGCGCCACCTCAAGCGCTCCATCGAGAAGAACGTCGTCTTCCCGCTCGCCAACCTGGTCGCCACCGGACAGGTGAAGCTTGGCGACTTCGTCCGCATCGACATGGACGCGGCCGGCAAGCTGATTTTTGTGAAGGAAGCGGAAGGCGCGCTCGTCCCGGTGCTGCTCGAGAAGTATGGCCAGGAAGCCGCCAGCGCCGCGGCCGGCGCCAAGGGGGGCCGCTCGACCTCCGCCCGCGAGCGCGGGACGGCCGGCTCGGGCGACAAGTAAGGATTCGACTCCCCCAGGTAAGTAGGTCCAAAGGGCGCTTTCGGGCGCCCTTTGCCGTTCTTCAGGTAGACGGCCGGCAGCTCCCCTGCATCTAAGGAAACAGTCCCTCGGTATAGCGTTTATGATTCTGGCCCGTTTCGCGGGCTGTGCCTATCTGCTTTCAGGAGGAACCATGAGACCCGGTTCATTCACCAGCCGCGGCGTCACTTCGCGCGTCGTCACATCGCGCGTCGTCACATCGAAGATCGTTGCGCTCACGCTTGCCCTGGCCATCGCCGCGCCGCAATTGCTCGAAGCGCGCTACAAGCCGAGCACCGGCATGAACGCCTTCTCGCGCGACCAAGAGGTGCAGGCGGGCCAGCAGGCGGCGGCCGAGGTGGCAAGGAAACTGCCGCTGTTGCCGGATAGCGACCCTATCGCGCGCTACGTCTCACGCCTCGGCCAGACGCTGGCCTCGCACGCGCCCGGAGACCAGTGGCCGTACAGCTTCCACGTGGTGAACCAGAAAGACATCAATGCCTTCGCGCTGCCCGGCGGGCCGGTGTACATAAACCTGGGCACCATCCAGGCGGCGGACAACGAAGCCCAGCTCGCCGGCGTGATAGCGCACGAGATCTCACACATCGTCCAGCGCCACGCCACGCGCGCGGCGACCAAGCAGATGCAGGCACAGATCCCGCTCGCCATCCTGGGCGCGGTGCTCGGCGGCCGCGGCAGCATGGGAGGACAGCTGGCGCAGCTCGGCATCTCTTTCGGCCTGGGCTCGTACTTCCTGAAGAACTCGCGCACTGCCGAGCGTGAGGCCGACCTCGTCGGCGCCGACATCATGTACGACTCGGGCTACGACCCGCGCCAGCTCGCGGCCTTCTTCGAGACGCTGCAGTCGCAGAGCGGTTCGTCGCGCGGTCCGCAGTTCCTCAGCGACCATCCCGATCCGGGCAATCGCGCTGCCTCCATCGGCGACGAAGTCCGCACGCTGCCCGCGCGCAGCTTCCAACGCGATTCCACCGAGTTCCAGAACATGAAGCGGCTGGCCATGAACATGCGCCCGATGACGGCGCAGGAGATCGCGCAGCAGCAGCGCAGCGGCAACCCCAACGGCGGTTACGGCGGCTACGGCGGGCAGACCTCGCGCCCGGACGTGATGGCAAGCGGCAACTTCCGCAGCCTGCAACACCAGGCCTTCACCATCAGCTATCCCGACAACTGGCAGGTCTTCGGTGATGACAGCTCGTCGGTGACCATCGCGCCGCCTGCCGGGGTGGCCCAGAATGCCGTCGCTTACGGCGTGATCATCGATGGGTTCCAACCCGAATCCGAACGCGGCTCGCTCGATGACGCCATGCATCAGTTGCTGCAGCAGCTGCACCAGTCGAATCCCGACCTGCGTGCCGTCGGCAACGATGAGAGCATCCGCGTGAACGGCGTGACCGGCAGGTCCATCGACCTGGTCAGCACGTCGGCGATGCGCGATCGGCAAGGCCGCGCGCAGCGCGAGCGCGACTGGCTCGTCGCCTTTCCCTATTCGGACAACACCATCCTTTACCTGGTGTTCATCGCTCCGGAGCAGGACTTCGAGACCCTGCGGGCGCAGGCTTTCGAACCCATGCTGCGCTCGCTCCGCCTGCAGCAGCAGTAGCACTCTGGTGCGGCCGAAGGCGCGGCTCGGGCCGCGCCTTTTGCTTTGCTGGGCGGCCGCAAGGAGGAAATTTACCGAAAAGTAACGGTTAATCCGGTCTCCCCTCCCCCTTGCCTGTGACCGATTCGGATTCCGGGTAATCTTTTCAGCAGCTTAGGGAAAAGAGGTCCCGGTCCTGATCCCGGTTCGATCCCGGTTCAGGTCTCGGTTGGATCTCGGCCGGTCCCGGCGAGACTCGGTGCGAAAGAGCCGCCATGGCGGAGGGCGAAATATGGCGAGGTGATTAACAGCGTTCACATCGGCGAAGATGAGAAGGAGCGTGACAGTCCGGCGTGGGACGGACGAGACGAGGGTAGCGCAGCGATAGGCGAAAGTAAAGCGAAATAGCTTACTAGACTCGCGATTCTTCTACCCACACAAGCGGACGCTTGTGTGGGAGCAGGTCCTATCGTGCCGCAGCTCGCGCTCTCCTCTGCCATTCTGCAGGCAGGGTAACGTTGATGGCGACGCTCAGTCTTGTTCTGGTTCTGGAACAGACCCTTCCTCCCACCCTTTGCTGCGCGATGAACCCGCTCCGCAAAGGATGGGGCACCCGAGAGTTTGGGTGGGCCACCCGGCCATACGACCACATTTACGCGGGCCACCCGCCGGACGCACAAGCAAGACCGCAGCGCTCAGTTTGTTTTCTCTCCCCGGTTAACTGGCCAAGCCTCTAGACGCGTGACACTACCAATCGCACCGCCCCATATGTCCGACGCCTCCAGGCCATCTGCGTACACCTTACCTTCTAATACCACATATTTCAGGCTTAATCCTTTGACCTCTTTCAGTTGCGATTCGGATAAACGGAGTGCGAACGAGTTCTTTGTTAACCCACGACGATAATCTTCCTCGTGAAGATAAAGAGCATTGCCTTCAAACTCGATGCACATGAATCCAACCGTCCGAACGATTCTGCGGTTATATTTTTGGGGGGCGGCAAGTAAAGCAATCATGCTTGCGTCCGTGACCTTCGCCGAGTTCCCGGAAGATCTGCGTGTTTGTCCCTGAGGAGCAGCCTCGTACCCAGAGGTTAGAAGCACTAGGACAAGAAGAGCTGTTCGTTCGAATCTTCGAAGGTGACGCACTATTTGGCCTCCTAAGTTGTGAGTAGGGCGGCCCGAGTCAAATCGGGACCAAGAATTCCCCTACGGAATATGGCCCATTGGGTCTCCAATCACACCGCAGCAATATTCATTGGGCTTGAATTCCGTTTTGCCTGGCGTGAACTTATACAGATTCCTTGAATACGTGTCCGCTACATAGACAGTCCTGTGAAAGTAGTTGGCGTGTGTCTCGTCTCCCGCCGAAAACCCCTCTCCTTCCGCGTGAAAATTGTGCGGGTGGGTATGATAGTCGGCGACTTCCTTGAACCCCTTTGGAACTGATACTCTGTCAGGATAGAAGTGTTCCCGGTCCTTAAACGTGACCGCAATCGTGTAGGTGTATCGGCCGTCTTTAGTTTTCAATATCCAGGGCGGGTGGCCCACCCAAGCACGGTGTTCTTTATTTCTTTTCATCTGGCACATCAGTGGGTGCCCCACTCGAGCCGGTGTTGCTCGGGTGGGAGGCAAGGGTCTGCACCCGTCCGTGGATCCCGAAGTCAGCGTTCACCAGGACCGCTCCAGCTTCGCCGAAAGCATAGTGCCGATAGCTGCTCCAGCGCCAGTACTCCGGTTGCTCGACCAACCCGCGCTTCACCGGATTGCGGTG
Above is a window of Acidobacteriota bacterium DNA encoding:
- a CDS encoding AAA family ATPase yields the protein MRTGLNTALDPTRRSNDALEFDTSLRRKIVGQDGALDKVAEIYQMFLAGLNAPGRPVGNLLFLGPTGSGKTRVVEAMAETLFGDARAVIKIDCAEFQHSHEIAKLIGSPPGYLGHRETHPLLTQEALNQWHTEKLKLSLLLFDEIEKASDSLWQLLLGILDKATLTLGDNRRVDLSQCIIVMTSNLGAGEMNELIHGAMGFARPQAQLDTKIDEKINRTAVEAARRKFSPEFMNRIDKVLVFKMLQPEHLEQILEIELGMVQQRILQATGNNQFVFSCTPRVKRFLLEEGTDPKYGARHLKRSIEKNVVFPLANLVATGQVKLGDFVRIDMDAAGKLIFVKEAEGALVPVLLEKYGQEAASAAAGAKGGRSTSARERGTAGSGDK
- a CDS encoding branched-chain amino acid transaminase, whose protein sequence is MPIKKTEKIWHNGKLIPWDEAQIHVMSHVVNYGSSVFEGVRCYAQPNGPAVFRAHEHAQRLLQSAKIYRIECPFTADELVEGIVEVVKTNKLWPCYIRPLILRGYGEAGVNPFNSPTEVYIANYEWGKYLGHGNPDEGVDVCVSSWTRLAPNTMPAMSKAGANYMNSQLIKMEAILNGYAEGIALDVNGYVSEGSGENLFIVRHGKLVTPPLGNSVLPGITRDSVLHLANEMNIPIAEQVVPREMLYVADEVFFTGTAAEITPIRSVDKIIVANGAAGPITKALQKEFYGIVRGTAPDRHNWLTQVPVEKKQPVGV
- a CDS encoding putative glycoside hydrolase; this encodes MSRRSVRGFLPVLFLLVTTAAALLALTHVERSGARASGADPGAEGAQFVPAAYASEAPPAAAPSPRTAETQAPATTAEPVLPPGSVLHSARGGEAVTSIARMYLPQTPYMSVHELEAAIRRANPEIANSKIKGRFLRAGTQVMVPDIEPQPLVEHSIPRPRDFEVRAVYLTGTMAGSETGLRIIQRWKDVGGNAIVFDVKDSDGSVNIPFEHALAPENHLPIRNLPKFVRWAHRLGLHVIARIAVFRDELLIRRHPELAVRSRRAGGAWRENGKLVWTDPSNAEVQDYNIALAKTAAAGGVDEVQYDYVRFPAEGDQADAKFDFQTVEKRTRADVIEDFLAKSQKALPSGVLFSLDVFGVMAWQRPVDLGHTGQDIVRMAKHCDVLSPMIYPSHFFGMDGYAAPGDAPEHFISESMARFAKITTGSGVVLRPWLQAFAWRTKTYSPEYIETQVATAKKQGGVGFLLWNARNDYSKPFAAMAAMRQAPEKFFKPEQSPAAAAERGATSSSATPSATSSSAARAIAAQPH
- a CDS encoding DinB family protein, which produces MSTTAAETKTSPEFAAGVREFTLMGIEQEIPKTMKVIAAIPDAKRDWKPDPTSRSAWDLAWHLASEDVIFLVQTVEGKFNFPDPRFDAQKPNTSAELAEWYQHNMKEAIAKVRSMTPEQLTTPIDFLGMFKFPAVMYLAFMNSHSIHHRGQLSVYLRPMGSKVPSIYGPSADDSGGF
- a CDS encoding M48 family metallopeptidase — its product is MRPGSFTSRGVTSRVVTSRVVTSKIVALTLALAIAAPQLLEARYKPSTGMNAFSRDQEVQAGQQAAAEVARKLPLLPDSDPIARYVSRLGQTLASHAPGDQWPYSFHVVNQKDINAFALPGGPVYINLGTIQAADNEAQLAGVIAHEISHIVQRHATRAATKQMQAQIPLAILGAVLGGRGSMGGQLAQLGISFGLGSYFLKNSRTAEREADLVGADIMYDSGYDPRQLAAFFETLQSQSGSSRGPQFLSDHPDPGNRAASIGDEVRTLPARSFQRDSTEFQNMKRLAMNMRPMTAQEIAQQQRSGNPNGGYGGYGGQTSRPDVMASGNFRSLQHQAFTISYPDNWQVFGDDSSSVTIAPPAGVAQNAVAYGVIIDGFQPESERGSLDDAMHQLLQQLHQSNPDLRAVGNDESIRVNGVTGRSIDLVSTSAMRDRQGRAQRERDWLVAFPYSDNTILYLVFIAPEQDFETLRAQAFEPMLRSLRLQQQ